The Megalopta genalis isolate 19385.01 chromosome 9, iyMegGena1_principal, whole genome shotgun sequence genome includes a window with the following:
- the LOC117224822 gene encoding protein expanded, whose product MRGSGVTAARSCLQPLVSASRYLAVQALPGDPLYFVVEAKSRVKEVYAQTCMLLGQQGMRDCELFGLAILSDGEYLFVDPENKLSKYAPKNWRSSHTYGLDSSGRPAFVLYFRVRYYVDTPLLLSDETTRHHYYLQLRDNVVRHGGGVESLHPHHPLHEPSIVTPLLTLAGLALQADLGDYSEERHRPHAGPVGYCKPTDYLPPHMCLESNVLAVLAAQHRDNRGLSREEAELQYIREAVLLEAPLNAHLYRLRRSKNEAGPGRILLAICARGVRVYAEEETPRVFAWNNIGKLCFDRKKFEIRAVDQPDKLTLYSGCDDKSKLLLGLCRDTHQFSMAIAPRVNEAKRREEEERKVLRDCYMYPARCKLSLTARGARGDQRISVISSTSSNTTSGIVSDRVHSEDEPDTAPASTECLPRLTETTSHSTVQCNVVNGTNADVEDRSLPSSPVSTVDEVDGADSTPTTATLRLASSAATAAEGSQCSSSCSTVVVVNAPAGGPPRMRRTSATSSLELGYSHTAQNSAVSSETASFPGAIYDRCKKGGKYAGTDIASETSGVYTLRSSEMQDERIGDLYSPTGDANESSAASDVCALSSVQSTTDEASVTSGFYTIHSGLRSETSDVYTEDVGTEDQEPIYSVCKGDEDVANVVSTMTSVTLDQQLDDSRSRSNSILSAGSFRGDGSDPSSVGPLLSADELSDLIVGRYPPRKTISNSMDSDCDYVTMPPPPPPPRTDSDRQLPPPPPYPVSMEYATLNSSRSKIPDIEREPPPPPPYNATRGEFVPLPPRRTDPPPPPPPYTSPRERIQIPPPTPPRNDAVIPREPPPPPPYPEVSEITRQEAISTLYPTAGEEIVSRVTSTKIQTSLANSKPNIGLTPLKSGCGQPANDVTVIAPKPPPRIQPPTYPGDKMKPTPVHAPVAALVVGPNNYLDVHASRGGPVLLPYLTPPPPPPPPPPPMVHPRQPPPPPPSLATVYTSQVARSQIEQYKQQLYSDVDYVMFPLKDPAVSKQEYIDAKQGSLLAAMAAYPPPPYPSFNNKSLVMYRSTPYLPGSSFSSPSKYASNQNLSSSDTSSNNYLPHSNLSSHYAASTSSLYSGATCSSAGSQSLRREPPAPAHPHTLHAFSRTRSDENILKCFDTPASIKLQSLPQLKHRRLPPPPPPPPYEIQNLEKNQPLPSASSSSSSPKKTPKTSTVEEHDEGKEDGMLDIRTLREKSRNLDLPLISALCNDRYLLKQTKAFVMPKHPTEATSSTSAKNGTRSSNGGTSRNKYPVSGLSTTQITKPPRKSSTSTHKHPAEVKGNAYKVTNSTGVSPAKKEPTRASHS is encoded by the exons GGTTTAGACAGCAGCGGACGGCCAGCCTTCGTCCTCTACTTTCGCGTTCGTTACTACGTGGACACGCCGTTGCTGTTAAG CGATGAGACGACACGCCACCACTATTACCTGCAGCTGCGGGACAATGTCGTCAGGCATGGCGGCGGGGTGGAGAGCCTCCATCCTCACCATCCCCTACACGAGCCATCAATCGTTACGCCTCTGCTCACACTCGCGGGTCTTGCCCTACAAGCCGATCTTGGGGACTACTCCGAGGAACGGCACAGGCCACACGCAGGACCTGTGGGATATTGCAAGCCCACGGATTACCTTCCGCCTCAC ATGTGCCTCGAGTCAAATGTGCTCGCCGTGCTCGCGGCTCAGCACAGGGACAACCGGGGCCTCTCCAGGGAGGAGGCAGAGCTGCAATACATCCGGGAGGCGGTGCTGCTGGAGGCGCCGCTCAACGCTCACCTCTATCGGCTTCGAAGAAGCAAGAACGAGGCCGGCCCGGGACGCATACTCCTCGCGATATGTGCTCGCGGGGTGCGAGTATACGCCGAGGAGGAGACGCCGCGTGTCTTCGCCTGGAACAACATCGGCAAACTGTGCTTCGAC CGCAAGAAGTTCGAGATACGGGCCGTCGATCAGCCGGACAAGCTCACCCTCTACAGCGGCTGCGATGACAAAAGCAAGCTCCTTCTGGGGCTCTGCCGGGACACCCATCAGTTCTCCATGGCCATAGCACCCAGAGTGAACGAAGCGAAGAGGCGCGAGGAGGAAG AAAGGAAGGTGCTCCGCGACTGCTACATGTACCCCGCCCGTTGCAAGCTAAGCTTAACGGCGCGCGGGGCACGCGGCGATCAACGAATCTCTGTAATCTCGAGCACGTCGTCGAACACAACCTCCGGGATCGTCAGTGACCGGGTTCACAGCGAGGACGAGCCGGACACGGCGCCAGCCTCGACCGAATGTCTGCCCCGTCTTACCgaaactacttcgcattcgacTGTCCAGTGCAACGTTGTGAACGGCACCAACGCGGACGTCGAAGATCGGTCCCTGCCGTCGTCGCCGGTTTCCACAGTTGACG AAGTGGACGGCGCGGACAGCACGCCCACGACGGCCACGTTGAGATTGGCGTCGAGCGCGGCGACTGCAGCCGAGGGGTCACAATGTAGCAGCAGCTGCAGCACGGTCGTGGTCGTGAACGCACCTGCTGGTGGACCGCCGCGAATGCGTCGCACATCGGCAACGTCCAGTCTGGAGCTGGGTTACTCGCATACGGCACAGAATTCGGCGGTTTCGTCGGAAACCGCCAGCTTTCCTGGCGCCATTTACGACAGGTGCAAGAAGGGCGGCAAATACGCAG GCACGGACATCGCGAGCGAGACCAGCGGCGTGTACACCCTGAGGAGCAGCGAGATGCAGGACGAGCGAATAGGAGACTTGTACTCGCCGACGGGAGACGCGAACGAATCGTCGGCGGCGAGCGACGTGTGCGCCCTGAGCTCCGTTCAATCGACGACCGACGAGGCTTCGGTGACGTCGGGCTTCTACACGATTCACAGCGGCCTCAGATCCGAGACCAGCGACGTTTACACGGAAGACGTCGGCACCGAGGATCAGGAGCCGATTTACAGCGTCTGCAAGGGCGACGAGGACGTCGCGAACGTCGTGTCGACCATGACGTCGGTCACCCTGGACCAGCAACTGGACGACTCCAGATCCCGAAGCAACAGTATACTGAGCGCGGGAAGCTTCAGAGGCGATGGCAGCGATCCCTCGAGCGTGGGGCCTTTGTTGTCGGCCGACGAACTGTCGGACCTGATCGTCGGCCGTTACCCTCCCAGGAAAACGATCAGCAATTCCATGGATTCCGACTGCGACTACGTTACCATGCCTCCGCCGCCCCCGCCGCCCAGAACGGACAGCGACAGACAACTTCCTCCGCCACCTCCGTATCCAGTGAGCATGGAGTACGCGACGTTGAACTCGTCCAGATCCAAGATACCGGATATAGAGAGGGAACCGCCGCCCCCGCCGCCGTACAACGCGACTCGAGGGGAATTCGTGCCGTTGCCACCGAGGAGGACGGATCCGCCACCCCCGCCGCCGCCCTACACGTCGCCCAGAGAAAGAATTCAGATACCACCGCCCACACCACCGAGAAACGATGCTGTGATACCCAGggaaccgccgccgccgccgccgtatCCCGAGGTCTCCGAGATCACCCGGCAAGAGGCGATCTCCACCCTTTATCCGACCGCGGGCGAGGAGATCGTCTCGCGGGTGACTTCGACGAAAATTCAAACGAGCCTCGCCAACAGCAAGCCGAACATCGGTTTGACGCCGTTGAAGAGCGGCTGCGGCCAGCCGGCGAACGACGTGACCGTGATCGCCCCGAAACCACCGCCCAGAATTCAACCACCCACTTACCCCGGTGACAAAATGAAACCTACGCCGGTCCACGCGCCGGTCGCGGCTCTAGTTGTGGGCCCGAATAATTACCTGGACGTGCACGCCTCGCGAGGTGGTCCGGTCTTGTTGCCTTACTTAACACCGCCGCCGCCCCCTCCGCCACCCCCGCCGCCGATGGTTCACCCCAGGCAACCACCTCCACCCCCGCCCAGCCTGGCCACCGTTTACACGAGCCAGGTGGCCAGGTCGCAGATCGAACAGTACAAGCAGCAGCTCTATTCCGACGTCGATTACGTAATGTTCCCGCTGAAAGATCCCGCCGTGTCCAAGCAGGAGTacatcgacgcgaaacaagGCTCGCTGCTCGCAGCGATGGCCGCCTATCCGCCGCCCCCCTATCCCTCGTTTAACAATAAATCGCTGGTAATGTACCGTAGCACGCCGTATCTGCCCGgctcctccttctcctcgcCGTCGAAATACGCTTCCAACCAGAACCTTAGCAGCAGCGACACGAGCTCCAACAATTACTTACCGCATAGTAATCTGAGCAGCCACTACGCTGCTAGCACGAGTTCGCTATACAGCGGGGCTACTTGTTCGTCGGCCGGGAGTCAGAGCCTTAGACGCGAGCCACCGGCCCCGGCTCATCCTCACACGCTCCACGCGTTCTCCAGGACCAGAAGCGACGAGAACATTTTGAAGTGTTTCGACACGCCAGCCAGCATTAAGCTGCAGTCCTTGCCGCAACTCAAGCACCGACGActaccgccgccgccaccgccgcctccatacgaaatacag AATCTCGAGAAGAACCAGCCGCTTCCATCAGCCtcctcgtcgtcttcgtcgCCGAAGAAGACGCCGAAAACGAGCACCGTGGAAGAGCACGACGAAGGAAAGGAGGACGGGATGCTGGACATACGAACGTTGCGGGAGAAGAGCCGGAACTTGGACTTGCCGTTGATATCGGCGTTGTGCAACGATCGATACCTGTTGAAGCAAACGAAAGCGTTCGTGATGCCGAAGCATCCAACCGAGGCGACATCCTCGACCTCCGCCAAGAACGGGACGAGAAGCAGCAACGGCGGTACAAGCAGAAACAAGTATCCAGTGAGCGGCCTGTCGACCACGCAGATCACGAAACCCCCGAGGAAATCTTCAACGAGTACCCATAAACATCCGGCCGAGGTGAAGGGCAACGCTTACAAGGTCACCAATTCGACGGGCGTGTCCCCGGCTAAAAAGGAGCCGACGAGGGCGTCGCATTCGTAA